One Paenibacillus crassostreae DNA segment encodes these proteins:
- a CDS encoding helix-turn-helix domain-containing protein, whose amino-acid sequence MNHENRIAQLREAQGWTQEELSRSIGITRASLSHYEKNRRKPDFEILTKLADAFNVSIDYLIGRTNQSDLSMDEGVRDFVDNLELSDNKLLDKFNLTIDGRSLSEDEAKRFIAFVRMERTLK is encoded by the coding sequence ATGAATCATGAGAATCGTATTGCTCAATTAAGAGAGGCTCAAGGCTGGACACAGGAAGAGCTCTCGCGATCCATCGGTATAACAAGAGCTTCTCTCTCTCATTACGAGAAGAATCGAAGAAAGCCAGATTTTGAGATACTAACTAAACTCGCTGACGCATTCAATGTATCCATCGATTACCTTATCGGTAGAACAAATCAGTCAGACTTATCTATGGATGAAGGTGTTCGTGACTTTGTAGACAATCTAGAACTATCAGATAACAAACTGTTGGATAAATTCAATCTAACGATTGATGGACGTAGTCTTTCGGAGGATGAAGCTAAACGGTTTATTGCTTTTGTTCGTATGGAACGAACGCTGAAGTAG